The nucleotide sequence CAAAGTCTGCTCAATCTGTTGTTCTTCAGACTGTTGTAACAGATAGGTCATGAGTTCATTCAGATGTGCCTCAAACTCATCGTGCTCAAGGAATTTCTGTTTGACTTCAATATTCAACGGAACACGCGTTGCCACGAAGAACAGTAATTGAAGCAGGTCATCAATTTTGTTTGCAGCAGCGATCAGTTCACGTGCATTACGTAACTTCGCTTCTGCATATTGAGCAAACAGGGCACGTAGCTCTTGCACACGAGTTGCCTGAGTATCTTTGTCAATATTGACAGTAATTGGACTGAGTTCATGCTCAGCAGTCAGGTAGTTCGTGTCGTCAATGATTTTAGTTAATTTGGCACGATACAGGCCTTCGATCAGAACTTTAATACAGTTCTCATCATTCTCATGATTCACAACTTGCACAATCTTCGCGACAGTACCGTATTGATAAAGGTTATCGTGATCAATTTCTTCTGTAAGCGAATCTTTTTGCGCAACCACAAATACTAGATTGTCACTGTTACGAGCCACATCAACTGCATTGATCGATTTTTCACGGCCAACAAATAGCGCAATTTGCATGTGTGGGTACACCACCACATCACGCAGCGCTAAAAGTGGTAATACACTTGGAACCTGAGGCTCGAAGCTTTCTTCATTCATAATAATTTCAGACATGGGCACTCCTAATGAGTGACAACGGTGTTGCCATGTATTTTATAGTGATGGGTAATTTCAAAATTACAAGGGCTGTGCAGATGAAATTGTATAATTATTGATTAATTATTTGATTTAGAAAGATCTTGGTACATCCGGATGCCCGTAATAACGCTTGAAACGCAGCAGGCGTGTTGGTGTTAATAGGGCATCCAAAGGTTGATCCCAAGACTCACGTGGTAAAGTTTTTTCAACCACTTGTAAATCATGTGCCAAACCAAGACGATAGGGCTTTTTATACGCCGTTGCTAAAGTCCGGTCATAATAGCCCCCGCCCATACCAATTCTTGTACCACGGTCGTCACATGCAAGTAAAGGCATGATCAACAGATCAAGTTTGGAGACATGCACACCTCGGTGTTGCAGTGGTTCCCGCATACCCAGCCCATGGTGGGAAAAGCGTTTATTTCGGTATTGATGTGGAGTGATCCGCACCCAGACTAGGTGCTGATTCATATTACAAATGACAGGAAGATAAACCAGTTTGCCTTGTGCAAAACAATACTCGATGAGTAGTCGAGTATGAATCTCGCCAAAGGCATCTAAATACAAACCGATTTTTTTTGCAGATTTAAATTGTGGATTCAGCCTTAACCTGAATAGATTGAGTACCTGCTGGGCCGACTTTCTTTGTTGAAATCTTGATATACGACGACGGGCTTTGCGGAGGTGTTTGCGAAGTTCCGGGATGGTCGTAGTCATAAATTTTAGAAGTTACTTAGTAGGGCGGATTTAGTTTAAGGGATGAAAGGAGGAAAGTAAAAATGGATATTTAATCAAGAATACCTAGGTGCTGTCTAAGTTGTTCAAGAACCTTTATCGGAAACTACACACCGTTTCAAAAGACCTTTGTATATTGAATGGGCTTGAGGTCTGCCCATAGTTACATCTGGCAAATACTCAACATAATAAGAATATAAAAATGATAAGGACTAGAATAATGACCAGGAAAATCCAACCTTTGACACGGTTCATGCAACTCATTTTTGGCGGTGCAGCACTGATTTCAGCATCAAGTTATGCAGCAACAATGAATCAACCGGCACCTCCAGGTACCCAACAGGTCTTTTTTGTTGGGAATAATTGGGATGGTACTGTGACGGTCATCAAGCCTTCGGGTAATTTTGAAAAAATTGGTGTTATTAATATGATTCCAGATCGCAAAGAGCGCTTACTAGAAATTCACCTAAACCCCATCAAACTGATTGCCTATACCTACATTCAAGCTACAGCGGGCGAGGGTAATGATCAGTTAGTGGATGATATGTATTCCACTCCGGATGGTCAGTCGGTGGTGGCTTCACGGCCAAGCTTTGCAGATGTGGTTTCAATCAATATTAAAACTGGAAAAATTAATTGGCGTAAGCCCGTAGAAGGTTTCCGGGCAGATCATATGGCAGTTTCTCCAGATGGGCAGCGTATTGCAGTTTCAGCATCTTCAGGGAATGTCGTACAGGTTTTAGATATTAATACTGGTAAGGAGCTTGGACGTTTTGCAACGGGTGACAAACCACATGAAAATATCTACTTCAATGGAGGCAGTAAAATTATAAACTCTGCCATTGGTAATGTGGAAACATCGTTAGATGCACAGTGGCAAGACTTTACCAAGGGTAAACGCTATCTGACAATTGCTGATGCCAATACGTTTAAAGTACTGAAGAAAATTGATTTCCGTCCAGCTTTAGATAAATTTGGTCGTAAAGATTTATCTAATTCAGTTCGTCCAATGGTCTTAAGCAAGGATGAAAGCAAAATCTACGCGCAGGTGTCTTTCTTTAATGGTCTGATTGAATATGATTTAAATCAAGACAAAATTACCAAGATTGGCCAGCTGCCAGGTAGCAGCACTATTCCAAGTGACCGTACTAAATGGGTCAATGATTCTCGCCATCACGGACTTTCAATCAGTGAGGATGGAGAAAAATTATGTGTAGCAGGCACCATGGATGATTATGCCACCATTGTAGATCGTAAAACTTTAACAGCAGGTCCACTCATTTCAGCAGGGAAACCATATTGGGCGACCGTAAGTCCAGATGGTAAAAACTGTGTGATTTCTGAAAGTGAGGCAGATGTTGTCACAGTTATTGATTTTGCTACAGGTCATAAAGTTCGAAGTGTACCTGTAGGCAACCATCCACAGCGTGTCCGTATCGGTTATGCACCAGCTGACTGGTCTACGCCATAACTCAATAACTCATTTAAAGTCTTAAAGCTATTGGTCGAAGGCTGATAGCTTTAAGATATTTTGCTGGGATACATAAAATGCTAGATAAAAATAAATCGCTGGGGATGGGCATAATAGCGATATTTTTTTGGTGCTTTGATATTCATCTTTTATTCAAATAACGCAGACAATGGCGGAATAGTAAATCCACAAGTAGAAAATCCTCTTTTAGAAACTCAGCAGAGATCTGAATCTGAGGTCATGGTTACAGGCGTGGAAGAAGATATAAAAACTTCAGAATTAGAACCTGAATTGATCCAGCAACGAGATGCGCTTTATTTAAAAATTTCAGATATCACGACTCAACTCAGCCAAGGACAGAAGCCTGATTTGCGTATAGTGAGTCAACTTGCAGACGAGCAGTACAAACTGGTTAAAGCTCAGGCTGTAACGACAGATGAAGCAATTGCTACATTGCAATTTTTAAGACAGGTATTACCGGAAATGGATATGGAGTTAGCGCGAGAAATTAAGCGAATTGAAAACTAAATTGGATAAAGAAAGGTGGAATTATTAAAAACAATATTAATAACAAGTGATTTTTATTTGAAAAATAAAGACACTCCGGAGATGCCGCTGCATGTCATTACCCTTGAACCCTAAAGTTCAAGGTGGACGCGACGCATACTTGCTGGGTTTCCCACTCGAGGTGGGCATACGCTCTAAATATGCAGAACGCAATCCTAAGATTTAAATATCGGCTCAGGGGAATCTGACCCGCTGGCGAACATCCCAGAGTTAGACTTAGTATAACTGATAATGCTTAGGAGACAACTGAATGCTGTGTTGGAACTGTAAACTTGACCGTTGATCGGATGAAGTTTAAACAAAAATTCTGTTTATTCAGCGAGTTCCTCAACCTCTTCTAAAATAGTTTGTAACAAACGTTCACAGTGTGCGTACTGCTGCAAAGACTTGTTCATGGTCAGCACTTC is from Acinetobacter sp. ANC 7912 and encodes:
- a CDS encoding 5-formyltetrahydrofolate cyclo-ligase: MTTTIPELRKHLRKARRRISRFQQRKSAQQVLNLFRLRLNPQFKSAKKIGLYLDAFGEIHTRLLIEYCFAQGKLVYLPVICNMNQHLVWVRITPHQYRNKRFSHHGLGMREPLQHRGVHVSKLDLLIMPLLACDDRGTRIGMGGGYYDRTLATAYKKPYRLGLAHDLQVVEKTLPRESWDQPLDALLTPTRLLRFKRYYGHPDVPRSF
- a CDS encoding YncE family protein — protein: MTRKIQPLTRFMQLIFGGAALISASSYAATMNQPAPPGTQQVFFVGNNWDGTVTVIKPSGNFEKIGVINMIPDRKERLLEIHLNPIKLIAYTYIQATAGEGNDQLVDDMYSTPDGQSVVASRPSFADVVSINIKTGKINWRKPVEGFRADHMAVSPDGQRIAVSASSGNVVQVLDINTGKELGRFATGDKPHENIYFNGGSKIINSAIGNVETSLDAQWQDFTKGKRYLTIADANTFKVLKKIDFRPALDKFGRKDLSNSVRPMVLSKDESKIYAQVSFFNGLIEYDLNQDKITKIGQLPGSSTIPSDRTKWVNDSRHHGLSISEDGEKLCVAGTMDDYATIVDRKTLTAGPLISAGKPYWATVSPDGKNCVISESEADVVTVIDFATGHKVRSVPVGNHPQRVRIGYAPADWSTP